GCAATTCATATTCCGCGGCCGCTTCGTCCGAGAGGTTCTCGACCTTGACCGTCTTGATGGCCACCCGCCGGTCCAGATTGGGGTCGCGCCCCTCATAGACGATGCCCATCGCGCCTTTGCCAAGAACGCGAACCAGGTCGTAGCGGCCAAGTTTCTTGAGACTCACGGCATCAGCGGGTCGATGGACACGGGGAATTTCATTCTACCGTGCGCCCTGCTGCGTCAGGCCGTGACCGTGAACAGCACCAGCGGCGCGCCGTTGGCCTCGCGCTCGCAGCCCAGCGCAATCTGGCCGTGGCCGACCAGGTAGCACTCGGTGCGCCGCAGCACCACGGGCGCGCTCTGGCCGCCGGCGTACACCCAGGTGCCATAGCTCGACAGATCGCTCAATACGAACTGGCCGCCGCGCCACTCCAGCATGGCGTGCGTGCGCGACACGCGGGAGTCGTTGATCGACAGCGAGGCATCGGCAGCCCGCCCAATCGAGAGCTTGTCCGCGAAAGGCGCCAGCCGCAGGGTCTGGCCGGCGGCAGAGATTTCCAGATGATGCTGTTTCGGCGGGGTCGCCAGGGAGGCGCCCATGATGGTGGCATCGGCATCCCGCCCGGCCAGCCACTCGACCCGATAGACCTCGGTGGCCTCGGATTTCCCGCGCAGGTACATGGGACCCAGGCCTCGCAGGGTCGCCCGCTGCAGGGGAAGCAGGGCCTCCAGCACCCGCTGCGTCGTCAGGATCTGCTCGGCACCGGCGAGATCGGCCAGACGGGCGGCGCTGTTGACGGCATCCCCAAAGCAATCGCCCTGGATCTCGACCACCTCGCCCGACTCGACACCCATCTGCATCTGGACCGGGTGGCCGGCGCCGCCCGGCCGCACAGGGTGCTCATGAAGGCTCTGCTGGATCGAGACGCAGGCCGCCAGCGCCTCGGCCTCGCCGGGAAACACCACGAAAAGCCCATCGCCGAGCAGCTTGACGACACGGCCCTGGTGCTGTTCGAACACCTTGCTGAGTGCCGTGGTGATCTGGGTCACGAAGCGCGAAGCCGTCTCATCGCCCAGCCGCTCGAAGATGCCGGTACTGCCTACGAGATCAGCAAAAACAACGGTTGTCACGGTCGGTGCTGGTACCAGTGGAGGATGGAAGACGACGAACCCCGGGAACTGCCTGCTGGATTCTATGCGGTCGGCCGGACAACGCCGGCGGTGAGGCGCGGCCTTGGGTGTCGTTGACCACAGTCAGGCCCGACTGACGGACCGCGTATGGGGAGTTTTGAGGGAATTCAGTATCAAATCAGCCCGATGTCCAGGCACAGCGGTCATTGGTTGCTATCAATAGCATAGCAATTGACCGAAGAGCTGGTAGCTCAAGGATCAGGCGAACGAATCGCCT
This Variovorax terrae DNA region includes the following protein-coding sequences:
- a CDS encoding adenylate/guanylate cyclase domain-containing protein, translated to MTTVVFADLVGSTGIFERLGDETASRFVTQITTALSKVFEQHQGRVVKLLGDGLFVVFPGEAEALAACVSIQQSLHEHPVRPGGAGHPVQMQMGVESGEVVEIQGDCFGDAVNSAARLADLAGAEQILTTQRVLEALLPLQRATLRGLGPMYLRGKSEATEVYRVEWLAGRDADATIMGASLATPPKQHHLEISAAGQTLRLAPFADKLSIGRAADASLSINDSRVSRTHAMLEWRGGQFVLSDLSSYGTWVYAGGQSAPVVLRRTECYLVGHGQIALGCEREANGAPLVLFTVTA